Proteins co-encoded in one Nitrospira sp. genomic window:
- a CDS encoding DUF429 domain-containing protein, whose translation MAKNSSLVVVGIDLAGSPKRPTGLCVLRDLTAETHVVFGDDEIINFVKEVRPTLVPIDAPLSLPKGRRTIHDRSGEHLRECDRALLRHGIRFFPVTLGPMRMLTERGLALKSMLATMGYQAMECFPGAAQDLWGIPRQHQDRLGLRYGLRKLGLRGLKNRLPAMSWTLRQPPWSVDGFCWVKA comes from the coding sequence ATGGCCAAGAACTCGTCCTTAGTTGTAGTCGGCATCGATCTCGCCGGATCGCCGAAGCGCCCGACTGGTCTGTGTGTGCTGCGCGATTTGACTGCTGAAACGCATGTAGTGTTCGGCGACGATGAGATCATCAACTTCGTTAAAGAGGTTCGACCTACTCTCGTCCCAATCGATGCCCCGCTCAGCTTGCCGAAGGGACGACGGACGATCCACGATCGTTCTGGTGAGCATCTGCGTGAATGCGATCGAGCATTGCTTCGCCACGGGATCCGCTTTTTCCCCGTCACGCTTGGCCCCATGCGCATGCTGACCGAGCGCGGACTTGCTTTGAAGAGTATGCTCGCCACCATGGGTTATCAGGCCATGGAGTGTTTCCCAGGAGCTGCGCAAGATCTATGGGGAATTCCTCGGCAACATCAAGATAGGCTCGGCTTGCGTTATGGATTGAGAAAACTCGGCCTGCGCGGTTTGAAAAATCGGCTACCAGCGATGAGTTGGACGCTACGACAGCCGCCCTGGTCGGTCGATGGTTTCTGCTGGGTCAAGGCATGA
- a CDS encoding patatin-like phospholipase family protein: MTLGCEYVRPTMNAPLTRWDAGYGYRSINLPPSKTGSSDSLFIVASFSGGGTRASALSYGVLQELARTPIRWEGRDKRLVDELNIITALSGGSFTAAYYALYGDRIFQDFESRFLRKDWEHELRARIFRSPHNWLRLWSPYFGRTHIFSELLDEALFDGHTFGDLVSRHQRPIVFLHASDMATLSRFEFNQRQFDLICSDLSELRLSVATASSSALPMILSPIAMKNYAGQCGFEPPARFTEMRKTTWGRRRANELRSYLDADKRPYIHLLDGGLADNVGMRSVLETTALVGDFESYFQLLGVRNIRKLVYLMVSAETAPDVSQYTLSEIPGLWRASRALVDIPINRYSTDTFELMSQAVTQWRVQLRQRPPTGSSIFTPDADIYFINVSLMELEDVEEHARLMNIPTNLALTGEQLDHLLSAASKLLRDDKEFQRLLRDIEAEAATTPLPLQTPDRATGESQRPF, translated from the coding sequence ATGACACTTGGCTGTGAGTATGTGCGCCCAACGATGAATGCGCCGCTCACGCGGTGGGATGCCGGATACGGCTATCGCTCCATTAACCTGCCTCCATCCAAAACCGGCAGCTCGGACAGTCTGTTCATCGTCGCTTCGTTTTCCGGCGGCGGCACAAGGGCCTCGGCACTCTCCTATGGCGTGCTTCAAGAACTGGCTCGGACACCGATCCGATGGGAAGGCAGAGACAAGCGACTGGTCGATGAGCTGAACATTATTACGGCTCTCTCGGGCGGCAGCTTCACGGCGGCCTATTATGCGCTCTATGGTGATCGCATTTTCCAGGACTTCGAATCCCGCTTTCTTCGCAAGGACTGGGAGCACGAGCTGCGTGCGAGAATTTTCCGCTCGCCCCACAACTGGCTTCGCTTGTGGTCGCCCTACTTCGGCCGTACACACATCTTTTCCGAACTGTTGGATGAGGCACTCTTCGACGGCCACACATTCGGCGATCTTGTCTCGCGCCACCAGCGGCCGATCGTTTTCCTCCATGCTTCCGACATGGCCACTCTCTCGCGGTTCGAGTTCAACCAGCGACAGTTCGACCTGATCTGTTCCGATCTCAGCGAACTGCGGCTCTCCGTGGCAACGGCATCATCGAGCGCCTTGCCCATGATCCTCAGCCCGATCGCGATGAAAAACTATGCCGGGCAATGCGGATTTGAACCGCCGGCCCGTTTTACGGAAATGAGGAAGACCACGTGGGGACGACGGCGGGCAAACGAACTGAGATCGTACCTCGATGCGGACAAGCGCCCCTATATCCATCTGCTGGACGGAGGACTGGCCGACAATGTCGGCATGCGCAGTGTGCTGGAAACGACGGCACTGGTCGGAGACTTCGAGTCCTACTTCCAATTGCTCGGTGTGAGAAATATCAGAAAGCTGGTCTATCTCATGGTCAGCGCCGAGACTGCCCCGGATGTGAGCCAGTATACGTTGAGTGAGATTCCGGGTCTGTGGCGAGCCAGCAGGGCCTTGGTTGATATTCCGATCAATCGCTATTCCACCGACACGTTCGAGCTCATGAGCCAGGCCGTCACGCAATGGCGGGTGCAATTGCGCCAACGACCACCGACCGGTTCGAGCATATTCACGCCGGATGCTGACATTTATTTCATCAATGTCAGTCTGATGGAGTTGGAGGATGTCGAAGAACATGCGAGGCTCATGAACATTCCTACCAACCTCGCATTGACCGGTGAGCAGCTGGATCATCTCCTGTCGGCAGCCTCCAAGCTGCTCAGAGATGACAAGGAATTTCAGCGGCTCCTGCGCGACATCGAAGCGGAAGCGGCAACCACTCCGTTGCCGCTGCAAACACCGGATCGAGCGACAGGGGAGAGCCAACGACCTTTTTAG
- a CDS encoding cyclase family protein yields MYLIVTVGCSTASPQRNLLAWERSRIVDLTHSFGSDTIVWPTEQDFKLIVQHAENTVGGYYYASNRVEMPEHGGTHIDAPIHFSKGKQTLDQIPVERLVGGGIRIDVTAQCVRDRDYRVAISDFERWEAEHGRIPNHAIILLNTGYARFWPSRKDYLGTEVRGQEGLRALHFPGLHPEAAAWLVRERQVKAVGIDTASIDYGQSTKFETHVALLSQNVPVFENLADLGDLPDRGFDVIALPMKIAGGTGGPLRIIAVMPRH; encoded by the coding sequence ATGTACCTCATCGTGACCGTGGGGTGCTCCACTGCTAGTCCTCAGCGCAATCTTCTTGCTTGGGAACGATCGCGGATTGTTGATCTGACCCATTCCTTTGGATCGGATACGATTGTCTGGCCTACGGAGCAGGATTTTAAGCTGATCGTCCAGCATGCGGAGAATACCGTGGGCGGGTACTACTACGCCTCGAACCGTGTAGAGATGCCTGAACATGGCGGCACCCATATCGATGCGCCGATTCACTTCTCCAAAGGGAAGCAGACACTGGATCAGATTCCGGTCGAACGATTAGTTGGAGGTGGCATCCGAATCGATGTCACAGCGCAATGTGTACGTGATCGTGATTATCGTGTGGCGATCTCGGATTTCGAACGATGGGAGGCAGAGCATGGGCGAATTCCAAACCACGCTATCATCCTGTTGAACACGGGCTATGCCCGGTTCTGGCCAAGTCGCAAGGACTATCTGGGAACTGAAGTGCGGGGTCAAGAAGGGCTACGCGCGCTCCATTTCCCAGGGTTACATCCCGAAGCGGCCGCCTGGTTGGTGCGCGAACGGCAAGTGAAGGCCGTGGGTATCGACACGGCCTCAATCGACTATGGACAATCGACCAAGTTCGAAACACACGTCGCGCTGCTTTCTCAGAACGTGCCGGTGTTCGAGAATCTTGCCGATCTGGGTGATTTGCCGGATCGTGGCTTTGATGTCATCGCGCTTCCGATGAAGATTGCCGGTGGGACTGGTGGCCCGCTACGGATTATTGCTGTAATGCCACGACACTGA
- a CDS encoding glutaredoxin domain-containing protein, whose translation MAEPIEEEIQKEVKAHKILIYGKGTKTMPMCGFTRETMQFFDRYGYPYELIDVLSQPDKREALTKMTNWPTLPKVFIDGTFYGDTDILDPMAAKGEIEPLLKKAFGK comes from the coding sequence ATGGCCGAGCCGATCGAAGAAGAAATTCAGAAAGAAGTCAAGGCCCATAAGATTTTGATTTACGGCAAGGGAACGAAGACCATGCCGATGTGCGGGTTTACGAGAGAGACCATGCAGTTTTTCGATCGGTACGGGTATCCCTACGAACTCATCGACGTCCTGTCGCAGCCGGATAAGCGGGAAGCGCTGACGAAGATGACCAATTGGCCGACGCTACCCAAGGTGTTTATCGACGGCACCTTCTATGGAGATACCGATATCCTCGACCCGATGGCCGCCAAGGGTGAGATCGAGCCGCTGCTGAAAAAAGCATTTGGGAAGTAA
- a CDS encoding BolA family transcriptional regulator, translating into MITPDVLTDYIRKSLPDAEVTVTDRTGTMNHLKVEIVSNGFQGKNLMDRHRMIYQALDAPMKDGRIHALELTARTRDEA; encoded by the coding sequence GTGATTACACCAGATGTTCTGACCGACTATATTCGCAAGAGCCTGCCGGATGCCGAGGTGACAGTAACCGATCGTACGGGAACGATGAATCATCTGAAGGTTGAGATCGTCTCCAATGGGTTTCAAGGGAAAAATCTCATGGACCGGCATCGAATGATCTATCAAGCGTTGGATGCACCGATGAAGGATGGGCGCATTCATGCGCTCGAATTAACCGCGCGCACCAGAGATGAGGCATAG
- a CDS encoding response regulator — translation MSEFKSGFFVGGDSCNGRVLVVDDEPDIRKVVRMTLQKAGYDVLEAENGEKAIETINSGENRLLLDIMICDIRMPKVNGIEAIAYFRQNYPRVPLIVLTGFPDTDMATSLLRQGVVDYLVKPVEGEKLKASVARAMEQRELAPL, via the coding sequence ATGAGCGAATTCAAGTCTGGGTTTTTTGTAGGAGGTGATAGCTGCAACGGTCGCGTCCTTGTTGTGGATGATGAGCCTGATATCCGCAAGGTCGTCCGAATGACCCTGCAGAAGGCCGGCTACGATGTCCTTGAAGCAGAGAACGGCGAGAAGGCCATCGAAACCATCAATTCGGGCGAAAATCGTCTGCTCCTTGACATCATGATCTGCGATATCCGGATGCCGAAGGTGAATGGCATCGAGGCGATCGCCTACTTCCGCCAGAACTATCCGCGGGTACCCTTGATCGTTCTGACTGGATTTCCGGACACGGACATGGCCACATCGTTGCTGAGGCAGGGAGTAGTGGACTATCTCGTGAAGCCGGTGGAAGGCGAGAAACTGAAAGCCTCCGTCGCACGCGCCATGGAACAACGTGAATTGGCTCCTCTATGA
- a CDS encoding ATP-binding protein: protein MPASSLIRVAIVGAGRGGTALLDVLHQIGTIEIVGIADKDPSAPGLQRAQEINVTIYDRVADLIKSPGLNLVMDVTGDPAMESMLREQLPAGADIISGQAARLLWTLVQHESTFQTELLHAEKLAGIGSFAAGIAHDMNNPLQLILGLAENLADEVNLDVVHAQALDIIDAVKRTTAICRDLTSYSRRTSVRQDDLVNVNGKLDEALKIARYAVALQDIDIHKLYQPDVVVKGNSDELLHVFVNLITNAVQAMEHRGTLTLETSAVAGTTQVRVSDTGCGIPRELQSLIFEPFFTTKPPGKGTGLGLYNIRNVIHRMNGSIVVDSHIGRGSTFTLTFHDESGAGESTAPS, encoded by the coding sequence GTGCCCGCCTCGTCTCTGATCAGAGTGGCCATCGTCGGAGCGGGCCGTGGTGGAACCGCACTACTCGATGTGCTTCACCAGATCGGCACGATTGAGATCGTCGGTATCGCCGATAAGGACCCCTCTGCACCAGGACTCCAACGAGCCCAGGAGATCAACGTGACGATCTATGACCGAGTCGCCGATCTGATCAAGAGCCCGGGGCTCAATCTTGTCATGGACGTCACCGGTGATCCAGCAATGGAGTCGATGCTTCGTGAACAACTGCCGGCAGGGGCGGATATCATAAGCGGACAGGCGGCGCGACTTCTCTGGACACTCGTGCAGCATGAATCGACATTCCAAACCGAGTTGCTCCATGCGGAGAAACTCGCGGGAATCGGCTCGTTTGCAGCGGGCATCGCCCACGATATGAATAATCCGCTGCAGCTGATTCTCGGTTTGGCGGAAAATCTGGCCGACGAGGTCAACCTCGATGTCGTGCATGCCCAAGCACTGGACATCATCGACGCCGTCAAGCGCACGACCGCCATTTGTCGAGATCTCACCTCTTACTCACGCCGCACCTCCGTACGGCAAGACGACCTGGTCAACGTCAACGGCAAGCTGGACGAAGCCCTCAAGATCGCCCGCTATGCCGTGGCTCTTCAAGACATCGACATTCACAAGCTCTATCAGCCTGACGTCGTTGTGAAGGGAAACTCGGATGAGCTCCTCCATGTGTTCGTCAATCTCATCACGAATGCCGTCCAGGCCATGGAACACCGCGGCACCCTGACGCTGGAGACCTCAGCTGTGGCCGGCACAACACAGGTTCGTGTTTCGGACACCGGCTGCGGCATCCCCAGAGAGCTACAAAGTCTGATTTTCGAGCCATTTTTCACCACGAAACCTCCAGGGAAAGGAACAGGATTGGGCTTATACAACATTAGAAATGTCATCCATCGCATGAATGGCTCCATCGTGGTCGATAGCCACATCGGCCGTGGCTCAACCTTCACCCTCACTTTTCACGATGAGTCCGGCGCCGGTGAAAGCACAGCTCCATCATGA
- a CDS encoding ATP-binding protein: protein MTEQSTSSPPDIRWGLKTKVILSMLFVGLVPLVIGLGMAFWQGSQEIREVSGESFEALAIEAARKLDLLLAEEIAHTARIANDPMLIGELEHRRDARGDANSPNTAPSDLERRWTARERTAIKSVMENPFSALLHEYFTGVHSAPGQLLPRVVRSSTKMLFLTDVQGTLVATMTEHPAFRHNEARWWQEAFHKAVGRLYIEDVRFDDQVNAYVFTISLPVMDSLRYEVVGVLHRVIDAKDFFSPSTQVTRFGKTGHVMLIDSNGIVVSCPILPTGVPLSDPTLIPLVTPQHPGWVQASSDGHGGQDISVIGFAPLPETGRAANGSIGSGSWHTFVWQSSDELFAPIQHLFTWVSVFGAVAVVLLASLGYIAAGRIVTPVRQLQQAAQAIGRGELRTPIHITTGDELEDLADEFNRMNSQLNAAFAGLTDQVKLKTQEVQVLQKSTDQILDAVPTPILLIDAHEVVRYINQAARESFTVQDPMKGTSLFTILPLDPAVQKRLRAEFRTNGTTPYATTDIERETVPRDPLMPNADHEPAVRRAELHIESRTYQYQWFRLPAKPGEEDSIGLVLRDTTDESRLQDQLVQAEKTGSLGVLTAGIGHELNNPLFGIIGLGEVIQDEQDLDHIKTCARDIVTHGRRMATIIRDFAGIATKEASDKPVPVLLEREFDYAMTTAQTTTEMKDIVIHKTYAGNTPVLAFPDQLRQALVNLMINAAQAMKGAGTLTLTTAVSDHTVTATIADSGPGISKQHLSKIFDPFFTTKGQGEGSGLGLTVARRIIRKFGGDLHIESVEGQGTICIVTLPISSSLSPEGGPWATSASCSDPQPSHSS, encoded by the coding sequence ATGACTGAACAGTCGACATCCTCACCCCCCGACATCAGATGGGGACTCAAAACCAAGGTCATCCTCTCCATGCTGTTCGTCGGTCTCGTCCCGCTCGTCATCGGCTTGGGAATGGCATTTTGGCAAGGCTCCCAAGAAATCCGTGAAGTCAGCGGAGAGAGCTTTGAAGCGCTGGCGATTGAAGCCGCCCGCAAACTCGATCTTCTGCTCGCCGAGGAAATCGCCCATACGGCGCGCATCGCAAATGATCCGATGCTCATTGGCGAACTGGAACATCGGCGTGATGCACGGGGTGATGCCAACAGCCCCAACACGGCACCGTCAGACTTAGAACGGCGTTGGACGGCACGAGAGCGGACGGCGATCAAATCCGTCATGGAGAACCCGTTCAGCGCCTTGCTCCACGAATACTTCACCGGCGTCCATAGCGCGCCTGGACAATTACTTCCGCGCGTAGTTCGCTCCTCGACGAAGATGCTGTTCTTGACTGATGTACAGGGCACGCTCGTCGCGACCATGACCGAGCATCCCGCCTTTCGTCACAACGAGGCCCGATGGTGGCAAGAGGCCTTCCACAAGGCGGTGGGGAGACTCTATATCGAAGATGTCCGTTTCGACGACCAGGTGAATGCCTATGTATTCACCATTTCACTTCCCGTCATGGATAGTCTTCGATACGAAGTCGTCGGAGTACTTCACCGCGTGATCGACGCGAAGGATTTTTTTTCTCCTTCAACCCAGGTCACTCGATTCGGAAAGACCGGCCATGTCATGTTGATCGATTCCAACGGCATCGTCGTCAGTTGCCCGATTCTTCCCACCGGCGTCCCGCTATCCGATCCGACCTTAATCCCGCTCGTCACACCGCAACATCCCGGATGGGTGCAAGCTTCGAGCGACGGTCACGGGGGACAGGATATCTCCGTGATCGGCTTCGCCCCTCTTCCGGAAACCGGACGAGCGGCCAACGGCTCTATCGGCAGTGGGTCGTGGCACACGTTCGTCTGGCAATCATCCGATGAACTCTTCGCCCCGATTCAGCATCTATTCACCTGGGTGTCGGTATTCGGAGCCGTCGCCGTTGTACTGTTGGCTTCGCTGGGGTACATTGCCGCCGGCCGCATCGTGACTCCCGTACGGCAACTGCAACAGGCTGCACAAGCCATCGGACGTGGTGAACTGCGGACACCGATTCACATCACTACGGGTGACGAATTGGAAGACTTGGCCGACGAGTTCAATCGAATGAACAGTCAACTGAACGCCGCATTCGCCGGACTGACCGACCAGGTCAAGTTGAAAACCCAGGAGGTCCAGGTCCTCCAGAAGTCGACGGATCAGATCTTAGACGCCGTTCCCACTCCAATTCTCTTAATCGATGCTCATGAAGTCGTGCGCTACATCAATCAGGCGGCTCGTGAATCCTTCACGGTCCAGGACCCGATGAAGGGAACGTCGCTGTTCACGATTCTTCCACTCGACCCAGCCGTGCAGAAACGGCTTCGAGCGGAGTTCCGAACGAACGGCACTACGCCGTACGCCACAACCGATATCGAACGTGAAACAGTACCAAGGGACCCCCTTATGCCAAATGCGGATCACGAACCGGCCGTCCGTCGTGCTGAACTCCACATCGAGTCCCGCACCTATCAGTATCAATGGTTTCGATTACCAGCGAAACCAGGTGAGGAAGACAGTATTGGACTGGTGCTTCGAGACACCACGGACGAGAGTCGGTTACAAGACCAGTTGGTTCAGGCGGAAAAGACGGGAAGTCTCGGTGTGTTGACCGCGGGAATCGGCCACGAACTCAACAACCCCTTGTTCGGAATCATCGGGTTGGGGGAAGTCATTCAGGATGAACAGGACTTGGATCATATCAAGACCTGCGCCCGAGACATCGTGACCCATGGTCGTCGCATGGCCACCATCATTCGCGATTTTGCCGGAATCGCAACCAAAGAAGCTTCCGACAAGCCGGTGCCGGTTCTTTTGGAGCGAGAATTTGACTACGCGATGACCACGGCACAGACCACCACGGAAATGAAGGATATCGTGATCCACAAGACCTATGCGGGCAACACGCCTGTGCTGGCGTTCCCGGACCAACTTCGACAGGCGCTGGTCAATCTTATGATCAACGCAGCGCAAGCGATGAAGGGCGCCGGCACGCTCACCTTGACCACAGCCGTGTCGGATCATACAGTGACAGCGACGATCGCCGATTCTGGTCCCGGCATCTCCAAACAGCATTTATCAAAGATCTTCGATCCGTTTTTTACGACGAAGGGACAGGGAGAAGGATCGGGCCTCGGGCTCACGGTTGCGAGGCGGATTATCAGGAAGTTCGGAGGCGACCTCCACATCGAGAGCGTCGAAGGACAGGGCACTATTTGTATCGTGACCTTACCGATAAGCTCTTCGTTGTCTCCTGAAGGAGGCCCATGGGCAACATCCGCATCATGCTCAGATCCGCAACCATCGCATTCGTCTTAG
- a CDS encoding DUF3365 domain-containing protein translates to MGNIRIMLRSATIAFVLGVLWVGSPVPSAKETPGLVGIAPEKVADYIHAVIEADRSIYTTQIVNRMQEKGIVAAAEHWEQDNALPLPAQFLQHSGRLVAESGRGIRYRLIGLSPMYQRNGPATEFERKALTELQRQPDRPVTGIVSSGKKQYFQAIYADRAVSSACVTCHNSHPLSPKQDFKLNDVMGGIAITIPLE, encoded by the coding sequence ATGGGCAACATCCGCATCATGCTCAGATCCGCAACCATCGCATTCGTCTTAGGAGTGCTCTGGGTTGGTTCTCCGGTTCCATCCGCCAAGGAAACCCCAGGTCTCGTCGGCATTGCACCGGAGAAAGTCGCCGATTATATCCATGCCGTCATCGAAGCCGACCGCTCGATCTACACGACACAGATCGTCAATCGTATGCAGGAGAAAGGTATTGTCGCGGCGGCTGAACATTGGGAGCAGGACAACGCCCTTCCCCTCCCCGCCCAATTCCTACAGCATTCCGGACGGTTGGTAGCCGAGAGTGGACGAGGCATCCGGTACAGATTGATCGGACTTTCCCCGATGTATCAACGCAACGGTCCCGCCACCGAATTCGAACGAAAGGCCCTGACCGAGCTCCAGCGACAGCCGGATCGACCGGTTACCGGAATTGTGTCGAGCGGCAAGAAGCAGTACTTCCAAGCCATCTATGCAGACCGTGCTGTCTCTTCCGCCTGCGTGACTTGCCACAACAGCCATCCGTTGAGCCCGAAGCAGGATTTCAAGTTAAACGATGTGATGGGTGGGATCGCCATTACGATTCCGCTGGAATAG
- a CDS encoding AI-2E family transporter, with protein sequence MTRQQIFSIVFFSLLALLLYQIGLMLKPFLFSALWAGLLAHWAFPLHLRLTKLFGGKDALSAGILTFGALGIVVVPLVVMGVMLIREASVEEQEIRSWISAGGLQRLPDQVAAVPFIGSWLKSALSGTGTHPLSLEQSLMTGVKELSQFLVGGMGGLLKNTFALVMNFFIMLLVLFFLFKDGRQWLAVLYDLIPMDESHKSKILIRLDQTIRAVVKGILVTAIVQGLLAGMAYLALDVPFPMGLTALTIVVAPIPFGGTGLVWGPLVIYLFWIGATGKAFAMLAWGIGVVSMVDQFLRPWLIGQDVQIPVLPLVLSVLGGLALYGLLGIFVGPILISLLMTAVQIYREEYHLKPPVASASPPTPS encoded by the coding sequence ATGACTCGACAACAAATCTTTTCCATCGTGTTTTTTTCTCTTCTGGCGCTGCTCCTCTACCAAATTGGGCTGATGCTCAAGCCGTTCTTGTTCTCGGCCTTGTGGGCGGGTCTGTTGGCCCATTGGGCATTTCCTCTCCATCTCCGTTTGACGAAGCTGTTCGGCGGTAAAGACGCGCTCTCTGCCGGCATTCTGACATTTGGGGCGTTGGGGATTGTGGTTGTTCCCTTGGTCGTGATGGGGGTGATGTTGATACGCGAAGCCAGCGTAGAGGAACAGGAGATCCGATCATGGATTTCTGCCGGCGGGCTTCAACGACTGCCGGATCAAGTGGCTGCGGTTCCCTTCATCGGCAGTTGGTTGAAGTCAGCGTTGTCCGGTACCGGTACGCATCCGCTTTCCTTGGAGCAATCGCTCATGACCGGGGTGAAGGAACTCAGTCAATTTCTCGTCGGTGGAATGGGGGGCCTGCTGAAGAATACCTTCGCTCTCGTGATGAATTTCTTCATTATGTTGTTGGTGCTGTTTTTTCTTTTTAAGGATGGCCGGCAGTGGCTCGCTGTCTTATACGATTTGATTCCCATGGACGAGTCGCACAAGTCAAAAATCTTGATTCGGTTAGATCAAACGATTCGGGCGGTGGTGAAAGGGATACTGGTCACGGCGATCGTTCAGGGTCTCCTGGCGGGGATGGCCTACTTGGCGCTCGATGTGCCGTTTCCGATGGGACTCACGGCGTTGACGATCGTAGTGGCGCCGATTCCATTCGGTGGGACCGGGCTGGTATGGGGACCCCTCGTAATCTACCTGTTTTGGATAGGTGCGACCGGTAAAGCGTTCGCCATGCTGGCCTGGGGAATCGGCGTCGTCTCGATGGTCGATCAGTTTCTTCGGCCTTGGTTGATCGGCCAAGATGTGCAGATTCCCGTCCTGCCGCTCGTGCTGAGCGTGTTGGGTGGGCTGGCGCTCTATGGGTTGCTCGGCATCTTCGTCGGTCCGATACTCATCAGTTTGTTGATGACCGCCGTCCAGATTTATCGGGAGGAGTACCACCTCAAGCCACCGGTCGCTTCCGCAAGCCCGCCCACGCCTTCGTAA
- a CDS encoding polymer-forming cytoskeletal protein, with translation MKKTAYADDGNMTLLAKGVELKGEIKVDGTVRIDGRLEGDVHTKGEVIVGEDGVVKGAIHADSLISSGRIKATVTATGKIQLLKTAILIGEVHCPMMLMEEGAKFQGVSDMGVTGWPEEIPRLPSNVRDMSAHRGKAVALIGREADL, from the coding sequence ATGAAAAAGACCGCGTATGCAGACGATGGCAATATGACGCTGTTGGCGAAAGGTGTCGAACTGAAGGGTGAAATCAAAGTCGACGGTACCGTGCGAATTGACGGGCGACTCGAGGGCGATGTGCACACGAAGGGGGAAGTCATTGTTGGTGAAGATGGGGTTGTGAAGGGAGCCATTCACGCCGATTCACTGATCAGCAGCGGACGTATCAAAGCCACGGTCACGGCAACTGGGAAGATCCAGCTCCTCAAGACTGCCATTCTGATCGGCGAAGTCCATTGCCCGATGATGTTGATGGAAGAAGGAGCCAAATTTCAGGGGGTCAGCGATATGGGGGTCACAGGCTGGCCCGAAGAAATCCCTCGATTACCGAGTAACGTTCGCGACATGAGCGCGCACCGGGGGAAAGCGGTTGCGCTGATCGGAAGGGAAGCTGACCTGTAA